Proteins co-encoded in one Coregonus clupeaformis isolate EN_2021a chromosome 5, ASM2061545v1, whole genome shotgun sequence genomic window:
- the prss16 gene encoding thymus-specific serine protease isoform X1, translating to MAFQALIVFTFACLCICCDGFLKGNRKFIEIDTSSNDVQEGKGKPVFQEQWITQKLDHFNGADSRVWNQKFVLTETYYRAGGPVFLMIGGEGPINSGWIAMNPRSAWLTYAKKLGALCLMVEHRFYGDSRPMADLSTENLRFLSSQQALADLAHFRTVIAKQRGLTNSKWVAFGGSYPGALAAWSRLKYPHLIHAAVASSAPLHATVNFSEYLEVVWRALAAENPECPLLVKKAFDTLQERIKDPNNYDNITKDFNLCSKLQIQSEKDRAYILDALAENIMNTVQYNNDNIEFESALDTNCTIKTVCGVMSDASLGDPYYRFAAFVRLRTRTYLLKPCFKDLTYNANLQDLRNTSYSGPHGGGGRQWTYQTCTEFGYFQTTDSPNQPFGGFGLQYHVEQCQDNFNISAKTLYAGIDQTNENYGSYNIRATRIVFPNGSIDPWHALGITSSISDDLPAIFIKGTAHCANMYPARAEDLPQLTLAREHIFQLLQKWLKEK from the exons ATGGCTTTTCAAGCGCTCATAGTTTTTACTTTTGCATGTCTGTGTATCTGTTGTGACGGATTTTTAAAAGGTAACAGAAAATTCATAGAAATAGACACATCTTCTAATGATGTGCAGGAGGGAAAAGGCAAACCTGTCTTTCAGGAGCAATGGATTACCCAAAAACTGGACCACTTCAACGGTGCAGACAGTCGAGTGTGGAATCAA AAATTCGTCTTAACTGAGACGTACTACAGAGCTGGAGGACCGGTGTTTTTGATGATCGGCGGAGAGGGTCCAATCAACTCCGGATGGATAGCCATGAACCCTAGGTCGGCCTGGCTTACCTATGCCAAGAAGCTCGGCGCCCTCTGTCTTATGGTAGAGCACCGTTTCTACGGCGACAGTCGTCCCATGGc TGACCTGAGCACAGAGAATCTGCGGTTCCTCAGCAGTCAACAAGCTCTGGCCGACCTGGCTCACTTCCGCACTGTCATCGCTAAACAACGGGGCTTGACCAACAGCAAGTGGGTGGCATTCGGCGGGTCATACCCGGGCGCGCTGGCAGCCTGGTCCCGACTCAAGTACCCCCACCTGATTCATGCTGCCGTGGCAAGCAGCGCGCCTCTCCACGCCACAGTCAACTTCTCAG AGTACCTGGAGGTGGTGTGGCGGGCCCTGGCAGCAGAGAACCCAGAGTGCCCCCTGCTGGTAAAGAAGGCTTTTGACACCTTGCAGGAGCGCATCAAAGACCCTAACAACTATGACAACATCACCAAAGACTTCAA tttaTGTTCAAAACTGCAGATCCAGTCAGAGAAGGACCGGGCATACATCCTAGATGCCCTGGCAGAGAACATCATGAACACAGTCCAATACAACAATGACAATATAGAATTTGAG AGTGCGTTGGACACGAACTGCACCATTAAGACTGTGTGTGGTGTGATGTCCGATGCCTCTCTGGGAGACCCCTACTACCGCTTCGCTGCTTTTGTTCGCCTCAGAACCAGGACCTACCTTCTTAAGCCCTGTTTTAAAGACCTCACCTACAACGCCAACCTTCAGGACCTCAGGAACACATCCTATAGCGGACCCCACGGTGGGGGAG GGAGACAGTGGACGTACCAGACCTGCACTGAGTTTGGCTACTTCCAGACCACTGATTCTCCTAACCAGCCCTTCGGTGGCTTTGGCCTCCA GTACCATGTGGAACAGTGTCAGGACAATTTCAACATCAGCGCTAAGACACTCTACGCTGGAATAGACCAGACCAATGAGAACTACGGCAGCTACAACATCCGTGCCACCAGAATAGTCTTCCCCAACGGTTCCATCGACCCCTGGCATGCCCTGGGCATCACCTCTAGCATCTCAGATGACCTCCCTGCCATCTTCATAAAGG GAACAGCCCACTGTGCCAACATGTACCCTGCCAGAGCTGAGGACCTCCCCCAGCTGACCCTGGCTCGGGAACACATTTTCCAGCTCCTACAGAAGTGGCTGAAGGAGAAGTGA
- the prss16 gene encoding thymus-specific serine protease isoform X2 codes for MAFQALIVFTFACLCICCDGFLKGNRKFIEIDTSSNDVQEGKGKPVFQEQWITQKLDHFNGADSRVWNQKFVLTETYYRAGGPVFLMIGGEGPINSGWIAMNPRSAWLTYAKKLGALCLMVEHRFYGDSRPMADLSTENLRFLSSQQALADLAHFRTVIAKQRGLTNSKWVAFGGSYPGALAAWSRLKYPHLIHAAVASSAPLHATVNFSEYLEVVWRALAAENPECPLLVKKAFDTLQERIKDPNNYDNITKDFNLCSKLQIQSEKDRAYILDALAENIMNTVQYNNDNIEFESALDTNCTIKTVCGVMSDASLGDPYYRFAAFVRLRTRTYLLKPCFKDLTYNANLQDLRNTSYSGPHGGGGRQWTYQTCTEFGYFQTTDSPNQPFGGFGLQYHVEQCQDNFNISAKTLYAGIDQTNENYGSYNIRATRIVFPNGSIDPWHALGITSSISDDLPAIFIKVTHSLTLIQEQPTVPTCTLPELRTSPS; via the exons ATGGCTTTTCAAGCGCTCATAGTTTTTACTTTTGCATGTCTGTGTATCTGTTGTGACGGATTTTTAAAAGGTAACAGAAAATTCATAGAAATAGACACATCTTCTAATGATGTGCAGGAGGGAAAAGGCAAACCTGTCTTTCAGGAGCAATGGATTACCCAAAAACTGGACCACTTCAACGGTGCAGACAGTCGAGTGTGGAATCAA AAATTCGTCTTAACTGAGACGTACTACAGAGCTGGAGGACCGGTGTTTTTGATGATCGGCGGAGAGGGTCCAATCAACTCCGGATGGATAGCCATGAACCCTAGGTCGGCCTGGCTTACCTATGCCAAGAAGCTCGGCGCCCTCTGTCTTATGGTAGAGCACCGTTTCTACGGCGACAGTCGTCCCATGGc TGACCTGAGCACAGAGAATCTGCGGTTCCTCAGCAGTCAACAAGCTCTGGCCGACCTGGCTCACTTCCGCACTGTCATCGCTAAACAACGGGGCTTGACCAACAGCAAGTGGGTGGCATTCGGCGGGTCATACCCGGGCGCGCTGGCAGCCTGGTCCCGACTCAAGTACCCCCACCTGATTCATGCTGCCGTGGCAAGCAGCGCGCCTCTCCACGCCACAGTCAACTTCTCAG AGTACCTGGAGGTGGTGTGGCGGGCCCTGGCAGCAGAGAACCCAGAGTGCCCCCTGCTGGTAAAGAAGGCTTTTGACACCTTGCAGGAGCGCATCAAAGACCCTAACAACTATGACAACATCACCAAAGACTTCAA tttaTGTTCAAAACTGCAGATCCAGTCAGAGAAGGACCGGGCATACATCCTAGATGCCCTGGCAGAGAACATCATGAACACAGTCCAATACAACAATGACAATATAGAATTTGAG AGTGCGTTGGACACGAACTGCACCATTAAGACTGTGTGTGGTGTGATGTCCGATGCCTCTCTGGGAGACCCCTACTACCGCTTCGCTGCTTTTGTTCGCCTCAGAACCAGGACCTACCTTCTTAAGCCCTGTTTTAAAGACCTCACCTACAACGCCAACCTTCAGGACCTCAGGAACACATCCTATAGCGGACCCCACGGTGGGGGAG GGAGACAGTGGACGTACCAGACCTGCACTGAGTTTGGCTACTTCCAGACCACTGATTCTCCTAACCAGCCCTTCGGTGGCTTTGGCCTCCA GTACCATGTGGAACAGTGTCAGGACAATTTCAACATCAGCGCTAAGACACTCTACGCTGGAATAGACCAGACCAATGAGAACTACGGCAGCTACAACATCCGTGCCACCAGAATAGTCTTCCCCAACGGTTCCATCGACCCCTGGCATGCCCTGGGCATCACCTCTAGCATCTCAGATGACCTCCCTGCCATCTTCATAAAGG tcactcactcactcactctgatCCAGGAACAGCCCACTGTGCCAACATGTACCCTGCCAGAGCTGAGGACCTCCCCCAGCTGA
- the LOC121566883 gene encoding glia-derived nexin-like, with product MGLSLLCLCVLVTLCGHRGVLSQTPSTPSYGERGSDLGLQVFQQVARSRPQENVVLSPHGVASILGMLLPGAHGETRRQLFTALRYKKNGPYKMLRKLHKTLTAKSNQDIVTIANAMFSQQGFLMEEAFMSSNRANFQCESRTLDFTDTQVAAATINNWVNNQTKGHIPTLVKADMLDGALTRLVAINAIYFKGLWKSRFQPENTKMRTFNAGDGNAYKVPMMSQLSVFNIGLASTPKGLNYKVIELPYHGNSISMLIALPSEEDTPLGDVIAHISTATVQSWSKLLHQRKVRLLLPKFTAEAEVDLQASLSALGITDIFEGKADFRHLSTEPVYVSKALQKAKIEVNEDGTKAAAATTAILMARSSPPWVIVDRPFLFLIRHNPTGTILFMGQVNQP from the exons ATGGGCCTCTCATTACTTTGCCTGTGTGTGCTGGTGACCCTGTGTGGCCACCGGGGGGTGCTCTCCCagaccccctccaccccctcctatGGCGAACGGGGCTCCGACCTGGGGCTCCAGGTGTTCCAGCAGGTGGCCCGCTCCAGACCCCAGGAGAACGTGGTGCTCTCCCCCCACGGTGTGGCCTCCATCCTGGGCATGCTGCTGCCAGGCGCCCATGGAGAGACCCGCAGGCAGCTCTTCACAGCACTCCGCTACAAGAAGAATG GCCCTTATAAGATGTTGAGGAAGCTCCACAAGACGCTGACAGCCAAGTCCAACCAGGACATTGTGACTATCGCCAACGCTATGTTCTCCCAGCAGGGCTTCCTTATGGAGGAGGCCTTCATGTCCTCCAACAGGGCCAACTTCCAGTGTGAGAGCCGGACCTTGGACTTCACTGACACCCAGGTGGCTGCAGCCACCATCAACAACTGGGTCAACAACCAGACCAAAG GCCACATACCCACTCTGGTCAAGGCAGACATGTTGGACGGAGCTCTGACCCGCCTGGTGGCCATCAACGCCATCTACTTTAAAGGCCTGTGGAAGTCCCGCTTCCAGCCGGAGAACACCAAGATGAGAACCTTCAACGCGGGAGACGGCAATGCATACAAAGTCCCCATGATGTCCCAGCTGTCGGTCTTCAACATTG GTCTGGCCAGCACACCCAAGGGGCTGAATTATAAGGTCATTGAGCTACCGTATCACGGCAACAGCATAAGCATGCTGATCGCCCTGCCATCGGAGGAGGACACGCCCCTAGGTGATGTCATCGCTCACATCAGCACAGCCACGGTACAGAGCTGGTCCAAGCTGCTGCACCAGAGGAAGGTCCGCCTGCTGCTGCCCAA GTTTACTGCTGAAGCCGAAGTGGACCTGCAAGCCTCCCTCTCAGCCCTGGGGATAACGGACATCTTTGAGGGCAAAGCCGACTTCCGACACCTCA GTACAGAACCTGTGTATGTATCTAAAGCGCTACAGAAAGCCAAGATCGAGGTCAATGAGGATGGAACCAAAGCAGCTGCTGCCACGA CTGCCATCTTAATGGCCAGGTCTTCTCCACCTTGGGTCATCGTAGACCGacccttcctcttcctcatccgGCACAACCCAACAG GTACGATCCTCTTCATGGGCCAGGTCAATCAGCCTTGA